Genomic DNA from Octopus bimaculoides isolate UCB-OBI-ISO-001 chromosome 3, ASM119413v2, whole genome shotgun sequence:
NNNNNNNNNNNNNNNAGGTGAGGGGAAATGGGAGACGGGTAACGTCAGGGTGGGTGCGGGGAGAGAGAGCAGGATGGAAGGATtcgacaaaagagaggaaggagtctagttgttcgcAGGAGAGCGAGGTCGCGGCGATTCAATCATCAATATAACAACCGTATAGTTAgtgagtgggaccagtgaatcttgaaaatatttgggcctcagCGTAGCAAACGAACAGGTtcacatagttggggcccattctcattcccatggccactcccccGCGAACAAGCAattgagggagagaacaagttcggACAGACGAAGAAGTGTGGACGTGTCATGTTGGGGATTGGGTCGAAGGCCTAGGAAGTGTTTGAGGCAAGATGTCCTTCGTGGTGTGGTATCACCGTATATAGACTcttgatatataaatgtagagaagtttagaggggcatATCAAGATAACTTAGTGTTCGGGAGATCTGTTTCGATAATGTAAGTTCCAAGTATGTACTGCTTTTGATATGTACGAATACGACGCTTgaagatagtgctccagcatagccgaaGCTCAGTGATTGAAATGAATTAAACCAATTATAAcgcaaaactttttttctttaaatcatgAAAATTCCCTTCAGTTGAAATTAAATTCAGTTCTTGAAAATACTGTAACATCAAATACTGTAAAAGCTCACTTTTACTTAACTATGTTTAATTAACTTCCCAAATGGAACGCTACAATGCTgtattaattaaaagcaaaatattcgATGGCAATTTTTCAAAACTTACCTGTGTGTTATTTTTTAGTATTGCTTCTAAAGTTTTCTGTTGCTTAACTCTCATGTACACACTGAtcgatcaaatgcattccagacatgaccatcccgTCTGAAACTAACATTCAGTATTAGGCTATcaaataaattcgttcgtttttctttcttaccAATTATTTCAGTCCCTTCCAATATTATTTGAAtgaacacgaaaaatatttttcatcgcAGTGTTTTTATGGTATTTTACAACTCTATTCTTCGTCTTCAATTTTCGTTTATCGTtttagaaatttgaataaattttgccttttttttaaacttatgatGATCGAATGCCTAGTTGAAGATAAAAACACGAAcgaaattattcaataaaaagGACGTGATTTTAGagaaatttgaatgctatttctacCCTGTCGGGCAACCAAGTCATAGGCTCCTCTTGTTTTAAATCTGTTCTATAAAtatttggttgttgttgctttgttgtttATCCCCAGGTCTGTCCTAATTGAGTAGTTCTGTGATCGAAAACATTCCAACCatctctttaaaaatatattgggcTATATTAGACAGTAGAGCGTGATTTTAGGAAAAGTTGGCTGCCATTTACAAGAAAATCAGAGACAATAGTCTCCCTCGTTAGCTCATCTAAGCATGGTTATctcaaatgtttatttcttttctaccAAAATTACAATTGGGATGTTTGCTTTATTCTCTGACAATTCTGGAATTTTGTTCAAAATCTGAAGCAACTGCAGTCACAATGTAGAAGAGTCATTGAATAAAGCTGCTCAGTTCACTTCAAATTTGAATTTATCTCAcgaggtgtcaaaattttcatcgcACAACTACATGGTCActaataattgtatttttattcggCCATCTTTACAAAAAACATCAATGCAGATCTGGCTGTTGATTGATATATTTCTTATGGTAACACTGGtaagatattaataatatattagcgTATTTAATCTGACATTTTGTCGCACATGTGAAACAATAGCTtaacatttatatttagaaaaaggaaacacgtacagaattttaatttaatgattCTCTTTCCCTTCTATATTTCAGATTATATAACAGGCATCATGGTGAAATACCGAATTACTGCATTCAGGCGACAGAATTCTTCAAGTaacttacaaaatatattcaagaagAATCCGTTTGGATATAACCATATTCGATAAGAAGAAATAGATTAATTTATCAGTGAATACTTCACAATGAAAGAACATACAaatttatcttcaaattttacTTTGATAGATAAACCGAATCAGatccttgaaattgctggaactttacatatatatgcgttgcCCGTCCTAATAGCTTTTGGAATCCCAAGCAATTTGCTGTCTCTGGTTGTTTTCACATGTAGCACAGCCATGAATAAGCTTCCATCCAGTACATATATGGCAGCACTTGCTCTATCAGATTCAGGCTTTCTTTCAATTCTCTTATGCATCTGGCTGCAACAAATGAAAATACAAGAATATGTCACACAATTGTGGTGTCAAGTAATTGTTTTTGGTGCGTATATATTTGGCTTTTTGTCGGTTTGGTTCACAGTTTTATTTACAATAGAACGATACAAAGTAATATGCTATCCCTTGAAAGCAACACAGATTTGTTCTAAACGGAGGGCTCGGTTATCTACTCTTATAATCTGTATAATCGCCATGTTTCTGTATTTCTCCAGTTTTTGGACGACCATCAATCACCAAGGAGAATGCACATTTCGTGAAGAACTGTTCATATTACTTACAATAATAACTTACGTCGATACTATAATTACGTTTTTAATACCATTCACAGCTATTGTTTTTATGAATATAAGAATAATCTTTGCTGTGCGCGCACTAAAAAAGCGCATCAATTGGCTACAGGAATCTCAGCCTCACGAAAAGATCCAAAATTTGTTGTCAAAAACACAAATGAAGCTGACCAAGTCGTTGGTAATCGTTTCAAGCGTTTTCTTAATGTTAGTCCTTCCCAGCCATTTTACgagattttattttctaattttcaccCATTTTTTATCTTCTGATATAAAATTAACTTTGCAAACTGCTCAGTACATCTTGCAATTTCCTTACTATTTAACATTTGGCATCAACTTCCTTCTTTACACTTGTACAAGTTATATGTTTCGACAAGGTCTTCTGGAAATTTATCgaaatattaaagagaaatttCGATCGataaagtttaaataaatttgCGGAGGAATACAAAATATcgtcattttttaattattttacaagaAACAAGCTGCTAATATAATCGACCACATGTGTACACTAACtgtttacttttgaaaattaaattttatgtcaCTATTATTGCGTAGTCCAAGGTGTATTTTATGGATATAGTGACAGCACAACAATAAATCCGATTAttcactatatacacatacacctgtatatctatctatctgtctatttatctatctatcaatcagtatgtctgtctgcctgcctgtctgcctgcctgtctgcctgcatgtctgcctgcctgtctgcctgcctgtctgcNNNNNNNNNNNNNNNNNNNNNNNNNNNNNNNNNNNNNNNNNNNNNNNNNNNNNNNNNNNNNNNNNNNNNNNNNNNNNNNNNNNNNNNNNNNNNNNNNNNNNNNNNNNNNNNNNNNNNNNNNNNNNNNNNNNNNNNNNNNNNNNNNNNNNNNNNNNNNNNNNNNNNNNNNNNNNNNNNNNNNNNNNNNNNNNNNNNNNNNNNNNNNNNNNNNNNNNNNNNNNNNNNNNNNNNNNNNNNNNNNNNNNNNNNNNNNNNNNNNNNNNNNNNNNNNNNNNNNNNNNNNNNNNNNNNNNNNNNNNNNNNNNNNNNNNNNNNNNNNNNNNNNNNNNNNNNNNNNNNNNNNNNNNNNNNNNNNNNNNNNNNNNNNNNNNNNNNNNNNNNNNNNNNNNNNNNNNNNNNNNNNNNNNNNNNNNNNNNNNNNNNNNNNNNNNNNNNNNNNNNNNNNNNNNNNNNNNNNNNNNNNNNNNNNNNNNNNNNNNNNNNNNNNNNNNNNNNNNNNNNNNNNNNNNNNNNNNNNNNNNNNNNNNNNNNNNNNNNNNNNNNNNNNNNNNNNNNNNNNNNNNN
This window encodes:
- the LOC106873507 gene encoding growth hormone secretagogue receptor type 1; translation: MKEHTNLSSNFTLIDKPNQILEIAGTLHIYALPVLIAFGIPSNLLSLVVFTCSTAMNKLPSSTYMAALALSDSGFLSILLCIWLQQMKIQEYVTQLWCQVIVFGAYIFGFLSVWFTVLFTIERYKVICYPLKATQICSKRRARLSTLIICIIAMFLYFSSFWTTINHQGECTFREELFILLTIITYVDTIITFLIPFTAIVFMNIRIIFAVRALKKRINWLQESQPHEKIQNLLSKTQMKLTKSLVIVSSVFLMLVLPSHFTRFYFLIFTHFLSSDIKLTLQTAQYILQFPYYLTFGINFLLYTCTSYMFRQGLLEIYRNIKEKFRSIKFK